The window ccacGGTCGCATGGTCcgcaaattttaaatgaatttcacttgatttttttagGTACAAACCCCATAGCATATtgcaaagacagaaaaggaagccACAAAATGTATTACTAGatagatattttataaaatgaataatcAAAATGTCCTCATCttcaatttatgtattttctaagtCTGGGTGtctataaatttcattttgttgatgGAAGAGCtatctgataaaaaataaaataaaactggctAATGTTAGAGACGTATTTCCAATTCAGTCCAAAAAACTATGTACATTTAACCTCAACCCAATTTCTTCAGTGTAACAAAGAAGTATACACATCcattttatacatgtatatatatatatatatatatatatatttgtatttacatACATGTACACCCACAGTAGTATATGTTATACATACTAAGTCACAGGAAAAGAATGCATAATAAGTGGAGCCTACTGAAATGATTATCTTTCAACACTACGAGAGGTAGCAGCAGAGTAGCAACAGTAAATTTAGCATTTTGTTGCTGAAATTGAAATccatcagcattttaaaatttaaaaaccaattaTTTTGAATAAAGGCAGATTTATTGCTCTTGGTATTTTTCTAAACTGTCACATTGACACTGTTTAGTTTGCAGTCATCTCTCAATCAATTCTATTTTAATCTTCAAATATGCAGTTATGCAAAGatgattttaagaatatttatcaCAGCCTCCTTCCTCTCATCTGCAATACCAGCCTTCCCCTCACTGCTGGGCCTATGGAGTGACATTAATTAGCAGGCATCAAACAGAACTGAAAAGTCACGTGGGCTGCAAAGTACCTTCCAACATTAAGTCTAAATTATTCTCACCTCATCTATGCTTTGACTGTTTTTAAACAAACACTGTTTATCTGTGTGGAAGAGAAATGGTTAACCGTGTGGTCTCATAACCCTTTACCTGGAAAACGCCTTCCTCTGTGGGTCTCAGCGAATCCCATTCGGGAGAGTCCAGGAACTGAAAGGGGAAAATGTAATGCAGAAATTCTCCATCAACTGTCACTCTGATCCTACCAAAACACAAAGAACATCATCGTGAGGGGAGGCGGGAGAGAACACACCACTGGGAGGAACAGCGGCTATTTCGCATCTCTGATGGcctttttgccttttagatttttgAACGGCCAAAAATTAAATTCATACCTTGCAATAAAATGGCATAACATCCTCTAAGATGCATGTACTGATGTTCCTCCCACAGTACTGAGGGAAATTAATCAGAATATCCCACAAGCTTTACATTTATGATATGTACacatctgcatgtgtgtgtgtgtgtgtgtgtatatatatatatattatagttcgATAAAGAGTTCCAAAGCACTCAATCAAGTTTTAAATCAGCAGGAtaacatttaaaaacacaaaggAGTTTTACTATAAATGCCTCTGTAGactaaatatttatgctttttaaaaacaggagTAATCACGTTGTTTCCTTCCCCAAATCGTCAGTTTTCTAAGTtttgatttctgtatatattcttttttcttttccttttttttttgcattagcaGGTAAAAGCTTACTGAGTACACTTGTGAGAAGATATGCAGGCACTCTcaggaaaaggaatgaaaggtGAGAGGACCAGACAACGGGGGGCAATCTGCTTTTGCAgacttttgtttctctctctatatTCTTAAAGTGCATGCCCACTTGCCAAATCCTAGCTAGTGTGTATTTGCTAGAATGGActggaaaaattaataattataaatttaatttttctctgttatttagaAGAATGTATTATCTGACAGTCTATTTAAAAAACTTcacatggggcaggccacggtggctcagtggcaggattccggcctgccatgccggagacctgggttcgactcctggtgcctgcccatgccagaaaaaaaaaaaaaacttcacatgCCAATTTATGTAGTCTATTAATTTAAGCTGGCATTCTTTTGTTGACTTTTACTGATAAGCATGGAAGTAAACAGAGCatccagataaagaaacagatactttaatttttttttttttaacatgggcaggcaccaggaatcgaacccgggtctccagtatggcaggtgagaactgtgcctgctgagtcaccatggcctgccccattttAAGATCCACTTCATTTGATttctaagaagaaataataagccTCTAATTACTTCCTGCTTCAAGTAAACAAGTATTTTTTGTCCATGATTCATGGATCAAAAACTTTCTCAAGCCTCAGTGTACTAAATTCCACCCAAGACTATGGTACACCAAGATGGGAGAACACAgtggaaagaaatacaaattcataCAGTGGAAAGAAATGCAAGCACCCAGAGTACAAACCTTCCAGAAACAAGCAGGGAGAGTTTATCAATGGAGGTTTTCCCCTGCATGGCATAACAGTGCTCCTTTTCCAATGTAACCACTTCAGAGCTCAAGGCAATTGTTCTGAAGACAGGCAAAGTGATTcccagaggctggaaaagggAACTGTACAACACCTGGAATTCTCTTGCAAAGGTTATGCTGTGAACTTGGTATGCAATATGAACAAACTGCATGAAACAGATGATAAACAGTACAAAATTCCAGGAAAATATGTCAGCTGCACAGACATCTACCCAAGCCCACACAGCAGAGCAGAGAAAGCCTAATCCTAGCAAACTGAAGACATAGAGGAGCCCAAAGAACCCACTTCCACCCATGAAACCTACTACAAATAAAATACTGGCAAGGTGATAAATTGCCCCTTCGGCTTCTTGCTTCCAGCTTGTGCAGACAGGGTGCTCATCAGTTAGGCTCTTCCATAAACTTGAATTTCTTTCCATGGCTGTACCACCATCTAGTTCATTGTCAGTCGATGTTAGATGACATTTATGCAAGTAATCAAGTCCTCTGCTTTTCCATCATCAGAGTTTTACTCCGTCACAAAACCAGAGAAACCTAGGGTACTGGAGTCACGGTGATTACTGGTTGGGTGTGTCTGGATCTTGAAATACTAAGAATCCCATGTTCGCTTCTTTAAGTTCATTTGGGCTCTGGATTTAGATCTAGTCCATAaatattttgctgttttctgtGCAAGAGAATAAAGCATCCAATTAAGCGAGGAGAAATGAAAGGTATATTTAATGCATCAACAGCAATTACTAACACAAGTTGACATCCTATTTTCTATAAAGTTAGAATATTTTAAGTACAAATGCTGGCAGATGTTAATTCAATCTCTATGATATAAAAAGTATATCTGGGGATGCACGGAtagttcagtgattagaatgcccaccttccatgcgggaaacccgggtttgattcctggaccatgtacccaaaaaagaaaaaaaaaaaaaagtatatctaaGACTCATGCTTAATAGTAATAAATTTATCTACAGAAATTTTACCTAGCTACAGATATTTCAAGGAAGCTAAGTGCTATAATCAGCCAGTCTCTCTAACAGTGGATCAGTGTACCTTGGAAATATGTGGGAGTGCGACAAAAAAGTATAGATTCTTAGATGTTTCCAAACCTACTGAATCGGAGTCTTTGAAATGGGGAGGCTAGGTATCTGCATTTTGAAGAAACATCCCAAGGGATTCTGGTACCTCAATCCATGGCCCTGCCTTTAAGGGACACTGTCTGACAATATGTtagttattcccattttacagatgaggagctTGTGGCCCCATGAGGCTCAGTCATCAGCCCTAGGCCACAGAGCCGTGGGTGGTAAGGAGAGCTGCAGCCTGGGTGCCTGTGTGCCCAATCCAATCACCCAGCCTCTCACGAAAGATTTGTTAAATTAGGCCCTATAAGGAACCATGATAAATCAATAACCATGATAAATACATATCTAGAAGCCATATTTCAGAGCACATAATTGACTGTGAAAATGCTCAATGGGTAAGATAGAAATTATCTGAGAAATGTACGTTCTATACTATTTTACTGTATTAGGGCTTACTTCAGGTGAAAGGTTGCATCTATATAATGAAATGAATAACATTAATATTCCTGCTACTTACACATTAATTTGCCAGATGGTCAAAAACGTTCTCCACTCTGCTCCTCTACATATACATTCTCTACCCTTCCAGCCATATGGTAAAAATGCTAAAATGTGATTTGAGTCAGGAGGCAATGAACCACGATGACAGAGCTGAAAGGATATGAAGTATTTTCTAGCAGGTTTCCCAACAATAAATGGTTTCAATTCATTTGTTAGATGGATGTTTTTTTTCCCAAGCATAACAACATTCAAAAGCCTTGAACTTCCATGCTAtatttagtgtttttatttttgaattagaTTTCCAGGACACCTGTTAATAAAATATCAGATGTCACAGAACTTGtcccacaagaaaaaaaaatacacacgcAGAGATGAAAATGTCTTAACCGGAGTGAAAAAGACAACAGCGTAATCACCAACGGAactagaaatggaaataaaggaGATGCTGTTGGTGAAATTCCTTGTTTTTCATCATGGAGAGCGACTCCTTTCCTGAGGAGTAATGGCTTTAAGAAACACTGCCGGATGAACTCATTAAAAAGAGAGCTAGACAGAGAGAAAGTAATAACTTAGACCTACAACTTACAACcacaattttatttccatttaatttttcaaatacatttcaaACATTCAGTGGACCCCTAATCACTCTCCCTGCCCCCAAATCACTGTGCGACGATAAGATTCAAGGCAGACTGGCACTCTGAATATGTTCAATTTCCTCACttttaaacaaaacacaaaagtCTACACAATTGGATATTAACAacaaaggcatttttaaaaatacagtgagAACTCTGAAATACCAGACTGTAAATGTCAGTCTCCCTGCTGTTTTACTTTTCAAATGAGGGTATTTTAAATCAATCAATTTCTCCGGATGAGAAAAAAACAGCCACTAAAGCCAATATTAAAAGAGCATTTCTGATGGAGCTCTGAACTTTGGTTTGAACTTCctaaaaaatgtataattcttaACGAAATGTTAAAATGATGTTAATAGacaaaggccatgaaaaatgaTTGTGGAGACTCAAGAAGGGAGTTTACAAGAATCTTATTCCCTTAAACTCTTGATTGGGGGGCATTTGGAGGGCCCTACATTCCAGGAGTAGGGCCCACTAAATAATGAAAGGAAATGTGCTTCTGGCCCTTTCCAGGCTGTTTTCGCTTCTACACGCTGCTCCCAGACCATCTTTCTATCTTTGGTACTGTATTACTCAACACAGCACCCTGGCCTGCCCGGATTAAATAACTCCACATCAAGCTCTTCTCCGCTTGGTGTGTTTTCATCCAGTCACCAAAACAGATGTATTTTATTAGAAGAGGGAGAAGTGACAGGGGCAGGTGACAAGGATGAGTGCTCGTCTGAGACGTGCCAGCAGCACGGAGCATGCTGAACACGGTTCACCAGCCAGCTGCCTGCCTCAAAGGCCTGGAGCCCCAAGTCATTTCTGGGGGTAAAGAAATGTTGAAATGCCAAAACGGCATGACGAATTTGTGCCTTAAGCCATAAAACTGATCTTCCCTGCAAGAGAAGTTATTAGCACACGGAGATACAAATGATGGAGTTAAAACTAAGTACAAATATATACAACTGTTCCaagttcccccacccccaccccttttctcCCCTTGAActgtcagaaaagta is drawn from Tamandua tetradactyla isolate mTamTet1 chromosome 5, mTamTet1.pri, whole genome shotgun sequence and contains these coding sequences:
- the POPDC3 gene encoding popeye domain-containing protein 3, whose translation is MERNSSLWKSLTDEHPVCTSWKQEAEGAIYHLASILFVVGFMGGSGFFGLLYVFSLLGLGFLCSAVWAWVDVCAADIFSWNFVLFIICFMQFVHIAYQVHSITFAREFQVLYSSLFQPLGITLPVFRTIALSSEVVTLEKEHCYAMQGKTSIDKLSLLVSGRIRVTVDGEFLHYIFPFQFLDSPEWDSLRPTEEGVFQVTLTAETDCRYVSWRRKKLYLLFAQHRYISRLFSVLIGSDIADKLYALNDRVYIGKRYHYDIRLPNFYQMSSPEISRSPLTEPYRNSRRYCDK